TGTCTCTGTCTCACAGCACCTGACGTCCAACCTGCCTCTTCCTGTTTATCACAAACGCTCCGGCCACAGCGTCAAAGGACTCTCCTTCCTCAGCCATGGGGCCGAACCTACCCATGCCCCACACCAGCTGGTAGAGCAGATAGGGACAGGCCCCACACTGGGTCCAGAGATGCCCCAGTCAGATGGCTCTGACCTCGCATTTGGGCAGGGTTCAAGCACAACTCCCCTCTTCTCCTGGACTCAGGGGCGcagcagccctttccctgccataTGTGCTTCTGTGGCCCCCCCATCACTGAGTACCCgagtgcctcagtctttaatggaCTTGCCCTCAGTACAGGTGCTCTTATCCCCTTTCACAGATGGGGcatagagagactaagtgacttgctcaaggtcccacaggaagtctgcagcagagTCCCGGACTCACCCCAACCACTGGCCCCTCCTTCTTGTGGGCTGGTGCAGGAAGAGCTCCCTCCCTCTCCGGTTTCCATCTAAGCCACTCGCTGGACTGGTGATCACCACAAGAAGCACTGAGGCTGGGGAAGCGCTTGGGTGTCCCTATGGGCAGCCCTAGGAGGAGTGGGGCTGTGTCCACCCTGGGACAGATACTGGCTGAGGGGACTGGGGTGACATTGTGCCTTGCTCTTCCATCTCCACCTGTACAGCTAGGAGCAGGTTTGAGGGAGGTGTGCCAGGCCCAGAGCAACATGGAAAGCTCTGCTCCCAAAAAAGGAAGCCCCCCCATCCTCTCCAGCCATTATCTGCTCATGCAAAAgcatccccccccactccccatctgAATTCCCTACGCACAGTGGGGAGACAGGCACCCAATCAGCTCCCTGCAGTAGCAGATGATACGCGTGTAGGGGTGTGAGGGAGTCGTTTCTGGCCGGGGAAGTTTGGCAATTGCCAGTTAAGAAGCGCTGTGATCAAGAGCAAAACTCCGCCGGCTATTCAGTTTAGGACGCCAGCCTAACACGCTGTTTTCGCTCAAAGACGGGACCCCTTTGCTAGGCAGCGCCGCTGTCTGAGAACACAAGGAGACAAAGCAAACCCACAGTGGACAATGCCTGGGGTGGAAAAATCTCCAGATAGTTTATTAAGGAGTATTGCAAAGGAATAGTTATCGTTACAATTCATAATAATTTTTCTGCACAGAAACCAACCAATCAAGCAACCCGTGTCAGAGATTTGTACATGCGTCTCTGGGGTAGACGTTTGCCCCCTGGGGGAATGGAGGGGTATTGTTTTCCAGGATATTTGCTATACAGGGTGCATTTCAAAACCTAGGCTGAGTGGCTGGATTTGTATCAGTTTAAAACATTAGCATGTCAAAACGTGTGGGCAAAATGGATGGCGAAACATCCCAAATTCATGGAAATGGTTTTCTCCATGTGGGGAACCCATGGGGATTGGGGTAATTAAAACTAGCCCCCTCACCCCTTTTCAGCTGCAATAACAACGCGGGTCACTGTGCGTAGTAAACACAGAGCCATCGGCTAGAAAGGCAGCCCAGAGCTAGAACTAGACATTTAATGGTGGATCCCAatgccccagggcagagccctaCGGGGACGTCACTCTTCAGACTAGTTTTCATCTGGAGCAAGGTTGGCTTTTCGCATACACGATTGACATGAATCCAGGCCTAGATCCAGAGCTGTAAGGAACGGGATTTAACCCACGTGAACAGGGAACTGAAGGGACAGGGCGCAACCAGAGCAAAGGAACGAGAGGCTGGgttgcttaggagccaccctggaAAAAAACTAGACACAGGgcggtgggtgcagaactggacAGTCACAGGAAGCCAGCAGGACCCGAGGGGACCCACAGAGCCGAGTGACTGATGTCAGGGCAGATCAAATCATGGAGCCTTTTACGCACGCGTATGCTAGTTACAGGCTTCACTCACTGTACGCAGGGTGGGTGTCCCTTTTGCTATAGAGCCGTATCCATGGGATTAGTACGGCCTCCAGAGCTGGGTTTTGTTATTCTCCCTTTGgtctggggcaggcagggcagatTTTGAGCTAAAAGAGCAGGTCCATTAGTTCGGAGGCAGAAGCAGACTCAAATCTCTACATATGGACCAGCCACTAAAACCGGACAAGGAACCGCTTCTATTAGCCTGGGTTACATTGGTAGCCTTGTCTTCACACACCCGTGGCCAAATCCACTGCTTTGCACATGTGAACAGTGCCTGGGAAGCCCATGGGGCCGCTCCTATGAACCAGATAGAGGCAGCCCACTAAATACAGCGCTGTTAGATTGACAGTCTGAAACCCTCAGTCACATGCCAGCGATGGCCAGATACAGGTTCTTGGGGACACGGGTGCCATGTGATCACGGACAACAGTCAAGTTAATGGCCCCAGCTTTGGGCTAAAGAAGCACGAATGTTttagggagctgagggtgctccaTCATACTGCTCACTTCCTGAATTTACCCCCCTATGTCCTACAATTGTCCAGGGTTACGACAACCCACAGCACCTCCCTCTGATGGGGTTAGTCCCTTTCCAGGGACTGTCAGCATCTGGAGGGGACCGGAGTCCATTCACATCCCAGAAAGGAAACCCAAGCAGAGGGAGTAGGGGAGGAAAAGGTGGGGGATAATGAGCTGGGTGTTTTCTCTGCAGAGAAGATGGGGTGAAaagctcctcttctccccttcccttcaaGTTATCGTTCGACAGTATAGAGAAGGGCAGAGATCTGTCCACTGTTCCCCAGAACTAGCCCAAGCAGCTAACAGGGAATTGGCGGAAcgaggggaagtgacatccacAAGAAAGGAGGGGCGAGAGCCCCCCAAAGTACACATTACCATTTGCGTGTCAACATTAACATACAGCAGATTAATTACAGACAACaatacactgcacacacaataCGCACGCATAAGAACAGACACGTTAGCCTCTTCAGGGAGACCGAGGGATCGGAACCCCAGCCATTCCTTTCCTGTCCTCAGACCTTGTGTCATTGTCATTTTTTTCTTTGGAAGACCCGTCACCCCTTCAAAGCCACTGTCAGTACTAAACAGCAAGTACTCAGCGCCTCCTGTTCAGCACACCCCAGCACTTCGCAACAGCTACCCCGGGCAGGGCAAGCCCAGGGGCACATTGCAGTAGGATAGAACAGGACGGAGTAGAACAGGTCTGCCTGGGCCCACAAATGAACTTGTCTATTGTTTGCTGCTTCCATCAggttttcctcctctccctcgggTCCCCAGGTCAGCAAGGTAGTTAAGCACACGCTTGCCTTTGAGCAGGTGAGAGGTCCCACGGACTTCAAAGCACGCCTGATGTTAGACATGGGCttaaagtactttgctgaatcaggccctaaaatctTAACTCGTTACTGAAAGGCGGCTCGTTAGCTCTGCTTTGGGGATGTGGGAGAAGAGGGGTAGAGTTCAcagcctgctccccgggagcaaTAAAGGCAGAGTTATTGCACACCATAGGCCTGTGGCTCCCTGATCACTCAGAGACTGGACTGTGAGGTCAATCTAATAAGAGAATGAGGGTTGCCACATCTTCTATAGACAGcgagtgtgtatgtatatgtatgtacagAGGGCTGGACAGTATCTACATGGGGCAAGCGCTACACGCCTGAGTTTCAATGGAGCGTCGAGAGACATTTACATTTGGGCCCTGGACTCGGGACACTTTAAAAGCCATTCAAGCCAGAGCGCTCACTGGTAAATGACATGAACCAATGGATTCAGTTTAGCTTCAGCTTGGCTTCTTTTTAACTATGAAAAGAACAACAAACAATTaaaccctcttccccacccatctATCCAGGGTATCAGACATCTGTTCAGCTGGCCTCTCTGCTCGTCATGGGATTGTATGGGGCGGCTCTCCCACCTACACTATTTGACGGGGAAAGTCTCTGGGGTCAGCCAGCAAATACACGTTAAAATACAAAACCAGGCTGCAGCAAAATCCTCCACCGAAGGCTCTGTTGAAACATAGGAAATGGGAGGCTCCCAGCAGGTGCTGCTGCAGAATGCAAGGCTGGGAATCAAATTAAAACCCAAGCGACATGGCTAGGAACAAGATCACCACACGTGGCCATTTGCACAACCCCTGTAGGCCGGGATTCCAAGGACGCACCCACGCGACTTGCTCCTCAGCAGCTCCGCAGGGCACAGGGCGTTCTCTCTTCAGCAGCTCCGGAGGGAGACATCCCAGCCCGTCAAGGATCTGCTGTTACATACACAGTGTGTGAACAGGGATAACTAGCAGGAGGCAGGGTCTAGAGACACTCAGGCGCGCACACTCCCCGCCCCCTCTTCTTCTGACATTGGCCCACAGCTAAACCGGCCTTTGTTTTTTTGGTAACCCAAGCCCTGCAGGTTCTGAAAGACAGAAAGCACACCCACATTGCGTAAGTAGCGCTCCGGTCTCCTGGTACACACGCTATTTAGAGCCAGTTTAAACAGATCACAGCAGCATCCCATGGTATTGCCACGTGCTGCGCCAGAGGGCTGTCAGGGGCCATCTCAGGCTTTAGTTAACTTTACTCTCAGGTTCGAGACAGGTGTTTCCATGCTCCTGGGGCTGAGAACTGGCAGAGGTGGGTGAGGGCAAGGGAGTAgcgtgcaagcttccccacaccGCACTCTCCCAAAGCGCCTCGGTCTGGTCCGCTCCAGCCCCCGGATCCTCCTCGTGCAGCAGGTCTGGGACATGGGCAAACCAATGCCAAGCTGGTGACAGATGGGATTTGACGGGGGCAAGCCCATTGCCTCAATGCACTGCAGTACTCAGTGCCCATCTGAGCCGCAACACGAACGGCAGCTGTCCAGGGTTCTCACGCAGCGCCACTCTCAGCAGAAGGAAAGTAACCCCTGGCGTGTGAGAGCAGCATTTCCTTACCGGATTCCTTGGGCAGTGGTTTCACTCCCTCCACTGCTTGGGAGTTCTGGGCCCTGGACACAGCACAAGGTGGGCGCCAGGTGTATTCTGGCTGAAAGGAAGAGCAAAGAACGGGGCAGCGTGAGGGAGGGCAGGAAACAGGTGGGTCTCAGATTCTGTACAGAACAACTTGGCAGGAGGCAGATGGGGATGTAGGAAGGATAGTCCAGTTGTTAGGGCCCTGGCCCAAGacttgggagatccaggttcaattcccatcTCCActaggcttcctgtgtgaccttgggcaagtcacgcagtcttttggtgcctcagtttccctctgtacaatggggtaatagactctccctgcctcccagggataAATGCATTCAAGAATGTGAGGATCTCAGATATTCCAGTGCTGGGGGCCAGATAAGCACCTAGATAGATTGATGGGGGAGAGGAAAAGATCAGTGAGGTCAGACATACAGACACTGACATTTTAGTTCATCAGTGGTCGGAGTCCAGCAGATGGTTCATGGACTCATGAGCCACAAACTCCTGAGggctatccctggctctgccattaaGTCACACACCATGTGTGGACCACCAGCAGTGCGTGCAGTCCCTGACTTGCGCACGCAGTCATGCTGACTGCACACGCATTGTGTGTGCACAGCTGCACTCCCTCTGGGATAAGGAATGAGGCCCATAGCGAGTGGGCGGGCGGCTGCCTACACTTGGCTGGCAGGGGGTCGGGTGGAAGGAGGTGGCCAGGCTACCTGGGGATTGGGCGACAGGAACCACCTTGCCTGAAACACATCCAGACGCTGCAGGAGAGGCTGGGAGGGGCGTGCAAGGAGCAGAGATGGTTACAGGATGGCCCCCGCCCTGGCCCAGCCTTATGCCTTCCCGAGATGGTACTCACaggagggaagtggtggaagtttTGCACTGGTGGATGGTCGCCCGGCATTGCTGAAGGTGGGTACCGGATTTGCTGCCAGTCCTCGTAGCCACGGTAGACGTGGTGGGGCACTGGAGGGCTATATTGGAACTGGTACATGGGGCAGGCAGGGCCGAGAGGCCCCGGGACCGGCTCTGGGTGCAGCCTCTCTCCAGAAACCTGCAAGAGGCAGACAGGCAGATTCAGGAACAAAGCCAAGACAGCCCAGCTTATACAGACCCCCCTTCCGCCCAGCTGTGCAAGTCTAATGTGCCGGTCATGGTAGCATCTGTACACCACGAGCCCTGGTCCTCGGCTCTGGCCGAGATGCACTTGGCACAAGATCCTAGGCAAAGGCAAAGGTGCCTGTAAGATCCTTTCATGTCCTCTGATCCCGGCACCAGCCAAGGGCAGGTTCAGCCCCCAGCATCACCTACAGCAACCTCAGCGTTGCTACGGCtacacgccccccccccaaccacgcCCCGACACACCCTCCGTGCTGGGGGCAGGACGCGCACCGGTAACTCTGCCACACGTTCGGATTTCTTAGCCCCCCGAACAGCTGCACATCAGCATGCAGGGGTGTTTACAGCCAGGGCACCCAACTCCCCGGGTAGCCCTGGCCTACGCTGCTCCCcttccaacccccctgcccccagaaaaACCCCACGTTGCTCCGGCCAACACCCCGTCCCCGAGGGGAGAGCTGCTTCCGCCCACCACCCTCCATACCTGCTTGTGCTGCTTCAGCAGCTTCTTcagtttctccttctcctccttctctCGCTGACAGTCGTCCTTGAAGAGCCGCAGCTGGAGGAGAGGCGGGGTCAGAACGGAGAGTGTGGCACAGCACCGGCCCCCCCTCGCGGACGCCGGTATGCGCCGGACAGAACTCCTGCCCGCCGAGGGCGGGGCAGCCTGGTAGCAGCGACTGACAGCCACGCTGGGGCCGaacctggggcccgagccggagCACCGAAAGCGCCCACTGCCCCCGCCCTCACTGGCCACATGCCGGCCTGTCCGGAGCATGATCCCAGAGGGGCTTTAAAATAAATTCGCAGGCCGGTCTGGGTCACGGCCACACGGGCGCTGGCAGCCAGTGGCTGCTTGTTTCCTGTGGGGGGTTACGGCCCAAAAGGCAGGGGAATTTTGGCAGCTCCCACTCAAATGCAGGGGGAGGAGTCCCTGGGGTCAAGCACCTAGAGCCACCTCATCAGCACTGATGGAAGCCCTGCCTGGCGCCCCCGATGCCAACAGGCTCCTGTGGGTCTCccacccctggctgcccccagagCTACTGACTGGCTGGGCTGCGTGCCGGGGCAAGAGGGACAGCGGAGGACAGCCCCAAATCTCCCCAAGGGGGCAGCTTCTGCAACTCTGCaaacagagcagctgctgcctgggacTGTGATGGAGGAGCCGGGCTCCTCCGCACAGGCCTCTCAGCTACTCCCACGAGGATCTTTAAAATCTCACAGACAAAACCGCCCACCCCCCTCAGCACGAAGCTCCCcaaggctggggggagctggctcTAGGCCACAACAGAGGCAAGAAAACAACTTAATCTCAATAACCTTTGAGTGACCGGCCCTCGGGGCTGGTGGGAAGCCAGGTCTCGCAGGAGGCCTTCGTcacatacccctcccccccacagaggGGAGCCAGGGGGCTCAGCTGACCCGGGTGGGAGCGTGGACCTGAACGCTGCTGGCTGACGTAAGCTTTCCTGCACTGGGGACACGGGGCTATCGCCATCCTAGGTGGGGCTGCCCGTGGGATTGCAGGGCCCTGCACACTATGAATGTACGTTGTCTCCTGTGTTtgtctctgccccccagcccttgCTGACCCCAAAGCACTCTGGAAACTGCCATCTTCTCCCACACGagttccccttccccagctggcaCGGCCTTCACTGCTCCGTGCAGATGGGATGGAGGTGAACAAACTGCCCACACCACACACTGACGGGCTGGATCCCTCCAGGGTCAGGAGGCAAAGACCCAGCTCGCTGGCCGATCGGCACAAACGGGGGTCAGGGAAGGATCGTGTCGAGAGATCCGGCTCCatctgccagtgggtttcacttGTGCCCAGTCCACTCTCCCAGCATTGGCTGTGTCAACGCATCCATGCATATAGCAGACGCCATCGCGTGGCAGAGCTGAAGGCTCAGGGGTGGACTTGTCTCCCCTGTCCCCCAAACGCCTCTTGACATTAGCTTCAGAGCACAGAGCATTACTCCCCCactcctcaccccactgccctACCTGGTTGTTGGAGACTGTTAACTGCTTCTTAAgtttctccagctgctgcttcaactcttccttctcctcgttcattctctctctgtcgCGCCGCTCCCGCTGGAAGTCCTCTTCGAAGATCTTCACCTGGCAGAGAGAAGAGGCAGAGAGGGTCACTGGGCCCTGTCAGACACCTCCCgcagggcccggggggggggcagggcaggcgccCTCCCTGTGAGCGCATGTGGAAATTCTTCATGCCAAGCTAACTGAAGAATTCACACCGAGCCTTCGAGAAATGAGACCCACCCCCAACAGTGCAAACTCATGTCAGACCTGGCACCCTGCTGTGTCCCCTTCGGTGACACCCTGTCACAGGCACTTCCAGCCGAGGCCCGGATGGGGCTACGGTCAGATACCACCAATGGCGTTCCTTACAGCCTCTTCCCAGTTACACCAGAGTAAAGCTAGAGGAACGTCAACGGAGCTGACCACGTTGGTGGGAATccaagcagaatctggccctttaagcagaggggaggctggggcTATCTGCTCAGAGACCCGAGACCCTTCCCAGGGTCTGAGTTCACACACTCTCTGCAGCCTTAGCTAGCCCAGGGAACTAGAGTGAGAGAAAATCCCTCCTTACCTGCTGCTTCAGGAGCTCGTTCTGGGTCAGCAGCTCGTGTGGTCTCATGCTCCCGCCCGGCTCCGTGGCGTTACTGAGTGCAGAAGGGGCAGAAGCAGGGGCCTGGACATTCAGGGCCTCCTCCAGGGCCTAAGGGTGGAGAGGGACAGAGGGCGCCATTAGAGTGCATAGAGTAGTGGGGCACACGCCCAGCTGGAAGGGGGCTGAGAAGGCAGATATCCAGAGTTAGTGCAGACAAACCAAGTGAAGCCTGGACATGGTGCAGGTGAAGAGCACAGCCACCACCCAggccctctctcctctcctgctccGAATGCtgattaaaagaaacaaaatcccCACCTTTCTACCTCCTGGAAAATCCCGCGTTCTCACTGGCCCTCCCTCCCACCGTCACCACTCAGACAAGCCAGGGGTGAAACTAAGGCCCGAACGGAGCCCTGGTCACTAtccaacagcaacaaaaacaacaaggagtccggtggcaccttaaagactaacagatttatttgggcataagctttcgtgggtaaaaaacccacttcttcagatgcatggagtgaaagttacagttGCAGGCATTATGCCCAGATatatgtgttagtctttaaggtgccactggactccctgttgtttttgtggatacagactaacacggctaccccctgatactatccaACAGCGAGACGTGCCTGCCGCTGCCACGGGATGTCTGGGCAAAACCTCTGGCACGTACTGCCCAGGGACAGCTGTGTCCCTCCAAGATTCAGACACGGGCACGGCAAGGGGCAGGACAGCCAGCACGGCTCGGAACAGACGGAGAGGGCTCAAACTCAGAGACAGGCAGGATGGGTTTGAGGAGGGGCAGGCTGGTATCCAGAACACCAGGAGAGGCAGGTTTGATGCACAAGGGGTATCTGCCAGCCAAGTGCCACAAAGGGCTTATTCCCCTGCAATGCCCCATCCCCAAAAGAGACACGGGCCCTTCCCGCAGCTGCGCTTGCAGCATGCGGCCTGTACAGGCTCCATTTAGGACCCCTGGCGACCTGCAGCTACCAACCGCTGAGCTGTAGAGAAGTGCCCCCAGCTGCCCTCACACTGTCTGATGGAGCCATGAGCGGAGGCCCTCCCATAATCCCCTGGCAGGGTGCGTCCACCCCTGAGCGAGGCGAGGGAGGCAGATCCATCAGACTCTTCCCATGGAGGGAGGAACGTTTCTTCTTTCAGCTCAGCCAATTCCTAGCTCATTAGCACTTCCCCCTCTCAGGCACCGCAGGTCTCCCTGGGCCACTGCTCTCCGGCACCGCACaactggccaggaggggtttctGTGAAAGAGCTTGGCTAGGAAGGCAGGACAGGGAGCAGCTGCTCTGGGTTTACTGTccagctgggaggagggggatggaaaGGGGCAGCCGCTGCCTTGCTCGGAGACATAGTGCGTTGGACAGGAAGTGCAGGCAGTGCCCGGGGAACCAGGGGAACTGCAGTTTGCCAGAGGTACAGGAACACCTGTCTGAACTGGTCCTTGGAAACCAAAGACTTATCGGGGCGACCAGGGATGGGTGCTGCCAGGCAGCTCACCTTGTTTAGCCTCTGGATCTCCTTCTCCTGGTATTCCCTTTGTTTGGTGACCGGTGTCAGCTGCTCCTGCAGAAACTTGAGTCTCTGCTTCAGATCCCTCACCTCCCCGGCCAGCCTCTCCTTTTCTGCCTGAAAGAGCAAGAGGCAGGGAGGTCAGAGAAAGGCGCAGCCGTACGTTACTCACCGCCCTTCCTCCCAGGCCTGTCGTTCCCTCCCTGGGCGTGACGGGAGGGAGAAGCCAGGTGGCAGAGCGGGGGGGTGAGAGAGGAAAGACTCATCCCTCGGGTCAAGCACcggggagcagagagagcagcACCTCTGCTCCGATCGGGAAGGTGCCTTCTCGCACGGCCGAGGCTCAgacctctctcccttccctcaaCTAGAACTGGCCCCCATGGAGGGCTCAGCCTCTTTCTCTCACTCCCAGCAGACATTTCCCCCTAGTCTGACCCTCTTTCCCTCCGCCCCACACCAGCCAGGCTTGTCAGTCTGAAAGCAGCAAGAtgggcctgctcctgctttcTAGGCCCCCGTGGCGGCCCCTGACTCTGGTGCTGCAGGCCGAGCGGCAGCCCGGTTGTTGGGGCCTGACAGGAcgcagcctccttccagccattCGCTCCCAGGCAGGGGGGTTTTACTACGCTGGAGACAGGAGAGAGGCGCTGGGAGGCAGAGTGCCCCCAGAGAGCCCGCATGGGGCCTGCCCGCTGCTCCAAGGCGCGGCACGCAGGATCGCTGCCTCCTCACAGAGCCCAGAGGAGACCTACACGCTCCATCTCTCCCCACTGCCCCGGCCCACAGTTTGTTCAATCATTCTGCTAACACAGTGGCTCTGACTCAGCCGACACCTGGGGAGCCAGAGGGAGACGATGTGCTGGGAGGAGCCAGGGTTACTGTGGCAAGAGGAAGCCAACGCACAAGTGCCTGGTTTTTGCCCAGCTCCTGAGTGGGGGGGAGGATACAGCCCCTCCCGCCCAGGACTCACCTCCTCCACTTCAATCTTGGATTTCGCCAGGAGAAGCTTGCGATCGAAGTCCCTCTGCTTCGGCTcccgctctgcctccagctcgTTCAGCGCCTTCTGGGAGTCCGCCAGCTTCTGACGCAGATCTGTGATCTGCCGGGGGACAGGGTGGCCACGTGACCGTCTGGAACGCAGCACCGCCCACAGCAGAGGTGCAACCCCCAGCCCCAtttgcccacccacccccacctgcattttaatttaaaacttcccacagccccttcagctgcctctccccacctgtGTCATGCATGAAACAGGAGGTTCCAAGAGAAAGAGATGGGCTCCGACACCACGGTGAAGATGAGAACGGCATAGATGCCTAGGCTGGCATAGATGCCTAGGCTGGCATGGATGGAGAGGGAATGAATGGTTATATGGATGGGGAGAGAGCCTGGGGAGAGCttgtggctggggaaaggagagTGCACTGAAGGGGCGGGGGATACCCAAGTAGCCCCCATGCTGCTCCCTGCAAACACAAGCACACGTTCGCCTGCGAGACATTTCAGAAGAGTTGCACAGTCCGGAGGAGAACAGTTTGCCCAGAATGGTCTGTGTGTAGCGCTCACAGGTGCATACACAGCATCTGCCCACAAGCAAACTGCCGGGCACATGCTGCCACCTAGGACGTACCTTCTGCTCGTACTGCTGCTTCATGGACCTGAAGTGCTGATCCCACTGCTTGTTCACCTCCAGCAGCTAGGGGGAGAAAGACACAGAGTTAACCGGGGCACAGACCCCTCTCCCGCCCCACCAAGTGGGGCAAACAGGCATTTGCAGCCTACCAGTCTCCTACCCCcaggcattctctctctctctcaggagcGCTGTGTGACCAGAGCGCCCAAGCAGAACCCAGTTCTTCTCCCACTAGCGAGGCTCACGCTCTTAGAAGTTGAGCTGAACCATCATTTGTAAAACCTTCAGGCTTAGTGACTTACTGAGCAACTAGCAGCTCTAGCAGGAGAGACAGGAGGAATGTCACAGACAAGCAAGGGGCAGACAAGCTCTGCCAGTGCGCTTCGGTGTGAtctacagccccctgctaccccagcgctccccccccagctcaatCCCCCACCTCCTGCTACCCCAgcgccatcccccacctcctgctACCCCAGCGCCCTCCCCCAGCTCAACCCACCTCCTGCTACCCCAgcgctccccccccagctcaaccccccacctcctgctaccccagcgccctcccccaccttcccaggctctgccagtgcacctcagactgacccacagccccctgctactctCCTATGCTGGGCCTGTCCTGAGCAGACACGGCCCGTCATGCCAAGAGTGGGACTGCTTTGTAAGGTGCGTACATTAGCACTAGGCCGTGTGTGCCAGGCCTGGCACGTCTTTGGGGGAAAGGCGAACGCTCAAAGCCAACAATGCCGGGGTGCTCCGCAGCGGGCCCAGCTCACCTCATTGCGCTGATGCTCGAGGATCTTCACCTTCTTCTCACTGGCCCCTGGCACGCCCTTGCCCGACGCTTTCTCTGCCAGCGCTCCACTCTGGAGACAGCGCAAACAGAAACCCTCAGGACTTTCACGGCAGCTGGGCCAGACACATCCCACAGCCGGGGAAGCAGGAGAAGAGTCTTGTGTCCAACAgctgcctgccccactcccccagctgtcccctgccctcccagcacacctgagcaacacagctcATGTTGCCTCACATGGCGATGGCCGTCAGCCCCGCCTGGTGGGGAGCAGAACCCACCTCCAGCCCCGTGACTAACTGACACCAGCCTTGCACCGGTTGTCTCTCTGCAGGTAACCAACGTGAACTCGCAGCCCAGGC
This Chrysemys picta bellii isolate R12L10 chromosome 8, ASM1138683v2, whole genome shotgun sequence DNA region includes the following protein-coding sequences:
- the TNIP1 gene encoding TNFAIP3-interacting protein 1 isoform X5 gives rise to the protein MPWGYWEQRQSPAEERNDVVEAREGAWRSSGGPRKGTRSCRGEGPRASSGTERKRMRQVLSEAAAGPWGQVPIRHQDAELQNEDTNLMLHLQRLESTLSVFAEEPDKNQVLAHLGRMALEFNRLASKVHKNEQRTSVLQTLCEQLRNENEDLRAKLEKDLEQRNQATEKLRCENLELKKMVMMSNKVGVKRDGVENAGQQQSGALAEKASGKGVPGASEKKVKILEHQRNELLEVNKQWDQHFRSMKQQYEQKITDLRQKLADSQKALNELEAEREPKQRDFDRKLLLAKSKIEVEEAEKERLAGEVRDLKQRLKFLQEQLTPVTKQREYQEKEIQRLNKALEEALNVQAPASAPSALSNATEPGGSMRPHELLTQNELLKQQVKIFEEDFQRERRDRERMNEEKEELKQQLEKLKKQLTVSNNQLRLFKDDCQREKEEKEKLKKLLKQHKQVSGERLHPEPVPGPLGPACPMYQFQYSPPVPHHVYRGYEDWQQIRYPPSAMPGDHPPVQNFHHFPPPEYTWRPPCAVSRAQNSQAVEGVKPLPKESEPAGLGLPKKQRPV
- the TNIP1 gene encoding TNFAIP3-interacting protein 1 isoform X3; this translates as MEGKGPYRIYDPGGGTQEEAAAAFERLVEENTRLKEKMQGIKSLGELLEESQMEASKLRQKVEDLVKDNEMLKSSSSFDKLPEITGGDPEPHLSPAGPGKVEKELDTDPQKPPSTGSSSEFEIVSGEDKRFSQESRKSDAELQNEDTNLMLHLQRLESTLSVFAEEPDKNQVLAHLGRMALEFNRLASKVHKNEQRTSVLQTLCEQLRNENEDLRAKLEKDLEQRNQATEKLRCENLELKKMVMMSNKVGVKRDGVENAGQQQSGALAEKASGKGVPGASEKKVKILEHQRNELLEVNKQWDQHFRSMKQQYEQKITDLRQKLADSQKALNELEAEREPKQRDFDRKLLLAKSKIEVEEAEKERLAGEVRDLKQRLKFLQEQLTPVTKQREYQEKEIQRLNKALEEALNVQAPASAPSALSNATEPGGSMRPHELLTQNELLKQQVKIFEEDFQRERRDRERMNEEKEELKQQLEKLKKQLTVSNNQLRLFKDDCQREKEEKEKLKKLLKQHKQVSGERLHPEPVPGPLGPACPMYQFQYSPPVPHHVYRGYEDWQQIRYPPSAMPGDHPPVQNFHHFPPPEYTWRPPCAVSRAQNSQAVEGVKPLPKESDP
- the TNIP1 gene encoding TNFAIP3-interacting protein 1 isoform X2; this translates as MEGKGPYRIYDPGGGTQEEAAAAFERLVEENTRLKEKMQGIKSLGELLEESQMEASKLRQKVEDLVKDNEMLKSSSSFDKLPEITGGDPEPHLSPAGPGKVEKELDTDPQKPPSTGSSSEFEIVSGEDKRFSQESRKSDAELQNEDTNLMLHLQRLESTLSVFAEEPDKNQVLAHLGRMALEFNRLASKVHKNEQRTSVLQTLCEQLRNENEDLRAKLEKDLEQRNQATEKLRCENLELKKMVMMSNKVGVKRDGVENAGQQQSGALAEKASGKGVPGASEKKVKILEHQRNELLEVNKQWDQHFRSMKQQYEQKITDLRQKLADSQKALNELEAEREPKQRDFDRKLLLAKSKIEVEEAEKERLAGEVRDLKQRLKFLQEQLTPVTKQREYQEKEIQRLNKALEEALNVQAPASAPSALSNATEPGGSMRPHELLTQNELLKQQVKIFEEDFQRERRDRERMNEEKEELKQQLEKLKKQLTVSNNQLRLFKDDCQREKEEKEKLKKLLKQHKQVSGERLHPEPVPGPLGPACPMYQFQYSPPVPHHVYRGYEDWQQIRYPPSAMPGDHPPVQNFHHFPPPEYTWRPPCAVSRAQNSQAVEGVKPLPKESADP
- the TNIP1 gene encoding TNFAIP3-interacting protein 1 isoform X6, which gives rise to MPWGYWEQRQSPAEERNDVVEAREGAWRSSGGPRKGTRSCRGEGPRASSGTERKRMRQVLSEAAAGPWGQVPIRHQDAELQNEDTNLMLHLQRLESTLSVFAEEPDKNQVLAHLGRMALEFNRLASKVHKNEQRTSVLQTLCEQLRNENEDLRAKLEKDLEQRNQATEKLRCENLELKKMVMMSNKVGVKRDGVENAGQQQSGALAEKASGKGVPGASEKKVKILEHQRNELLEVNKQWDQHFRSMKQQYEQKITDLRQKLADSQKALNELEAEREPKQRDFDRKLLLAKSKIEVEEAEKERLAGEVRDLKQRLKFLQEQLTPVTKQREYQEKEIQRLNKALEEALNVQAPASAPSALSNATEPGGSMRPHELLTQNELLKQQVKIFEEDFQRERRDRERMNEEKEELKQQLEKLKKQLTVSNNQLRLFKDDCQREKEEKEKLKKLLKQHKQVSGERLHPEPVPGPLGPACPMYQFQYSPPVPHHVYRGYEDWQQIRYPPSAMPGDHPPVQNFHHFPPPEYTWRPPCAVSRAQNSQAVEGVKPLPKESDP